The following proteins are co-located in the Bosea sp. AS-1 genome:
- the prmB gene encoding 50S ribosomal protein L3 N(5)-glutamine methyltransferase has translation MTALDDLLTVRDLLRFAVSRFNAAGLSFGHGTTNALDEAAFLLLEALKLPVDDINPWLEARLTREERAHLLDLIDRRVTTRKPAAYLVGRAYIHGLGFRVDERVIVPRSYIGEILMRGVLESEGLGLVPEPEEIGRVLDLCTGSACLAIIAAGRFPHAKVDAVELSPAALEVARLNVADHDFEDRVHLFEGDLFAPLKGQRYDLIIANPPYVTAEEVAAFPPEYGSEPQMAHIAGADGLDITRRILAEARSHLNPGGALICEVGTGRAALEAEFDLPFTWLDTEESEGEVFWIDAADLPR, from the coding sequence ATGACTGCTCTCGACGACCTCCTCACCGTGCGTGACCTGCTGCGCTTCGCCGTCTCGCGCTTCAATGCGGCGGGCCTGAGCTTCGGCCACGGCACCACCAACGCGCTCGACGAAGCGGCATTCCTGCTGCTGGAGGCGCTGAAACTGCCGGTCGACGACATCAATCCCTGGCTCGAGGCGCGGCTGACCCGCGAGGAGCGCGCCCACCTGCTCGATCTCATCGACAGGCGGGTGACCACGCGCAAGCCTGCCGCCTATCTCGTCGGGCGCGCCTATATCCATGGCCTCGGCTTCCGCGTCGACGAGCGCGTCATCGTCCCACGCTCCTATATCGGCGAGATCCTGATGCGTGGCGTGCTCGAATCGGAGGGTCTCGGCCTCGTGCCAGAGCCGGAGGAGATCGGCCGCGTGCTCGACCTCTGCACCGGCTCCGCCTGCCTCGCCATCATCGCCGCCGGACGCTTCCCGCACGCTAAGGTCGACGCCGTCGAGCTCTCGCCGGCCGCGCTCGAGGTCGCCCGCCTGAACGTCGCGGACCACGATTTCGAAGACCGCGTCCATCTCTTCGAGGGCGACCTGTTCGCGCCGCTGAAAGGGCAGCGCTACGACCTCATCATCGCCAACCCGCCCTATGTCACGGCGGAAGAGGTCGCGGCCTTCCCGCCGGAATACGGCAGCGAACCGCAGATGGCGCATATCGCCGGCGCTGACGGGCTCGACATCACGCGCCGTATCCTGGCCGAGGCGCGCAGCCATCTGAACCCGGGTGGCGCGCTGATCTGCGAGGTCGGCACCGGGCGCGCTGCGCTCGAAGCCGAATTCGACCTGCCCTTCACCTGGCTCGATACCGAGGAGAGCGAGGGCGAGGTCTTCTGGATCGACGCGGCGGACCTGCCGCGCTGA
- a CDS encoding zinc-finger domain-containing protein: MAATGIPHFQNDPGVAVIHIGAREFMCIGAKPPFDHPHVFLDMGADAEIICPYCSTLFKYDASLKGSASNPPECEYHDSAKAA; this comes from the coding sequence ATGGCCGCGACCGGCATTCCGCATTTCCAGAACGACCCCGGTGTCGCCGTCATCCATATCGGCGCGCGCGAGTTCATGTGCATCGGCGCCAAGCCGCCCTTCGACCATCCGCATGTCTTCCTCGACATGGGCGCGGACGCCGAGATCATCTGCCCCTATTGCTCGACGCTGTTCAAATACGACGCCTCGCTGAAGGGCAGCGCCTCCAACCCGCCGGAATGCGAGTATCACGACTCCGCCAAGGCGGCCTGA
- a CDS encoding LysR substrate-binding domain-containing protein codes for MSIAAEEPEEISPSTGSLPLPVKPPRPRLPPLNALRAFEAAARLESFAKAAEELAVTAGAVTQHVRQLEATLGFPLFRRMPQGVALTDAAREALPKLTRGFDLLGQAVQTLRDAEPHRPLAIAALPCIAQLWLSPRLGRLQQAFPELQISVSAMEEPPDPLRDSHDLALFYRDATAEPSTLRIGPDAILPVCAPALAERLASPADLARQTLLHDAVWRGDWARWLAAAAPEAKVDPGRGPAFSLYSLALEAALSGSGLLMGRMSLVAPYLAAGRLVAPFGQAVPTADRLTLTPATNAGAHARRIEVMEWLAASAQADQI; via the coding sequence ATGAGTATTGCTGCTGAGGAGCCTGAGGAAATCTCACCCTCGACCGGGAGCCTGCCCTTGCCTGTCAAGCCGCCGCGCCCGCGCCTGCCGCCGCTCAATGCGCTGCGCGCCTTCGAGGCCGCGGCCCGGCTGGAAAGCTTCGCCAAGGCGGCCGAGGAGCTGGCCGTGACGGCGGGCGCCGTCACCCAGCATGTCCGGCAGCTCGAGGCGACGCTGGGCTTCCCGCTCTTCAGGCGGATGCCGCAAGGGGTCGCCCTCACCGACGCCGCACGCGAGGCGCTGCCGAAGCTGACGCGCGGCTTCGACCTGCTCGGCCAGGCCGTACAGACGCTGCGCGATGCCGAGCCGCACCGCCCGCTCGCCATCGCCGCCCTGCCCTGCATCGCCCAGCTCTGGCTGTCCCCGCGCCTCGGCCGCCTGCAGCAGGCCTTTCCCGAGTTGCAGATCTCCGTCTCGGCGATGGAGGAGCCGCCGGATCCGCTGCGCGATTCCCATGATCTGGCACTGTTCTACCGGGATGCCACCGCGGAGCCGTCCACGCTCCGGATCGGCCCCGACGCGATCCTGCCCGTCTGCGCCCCGGCGCTGGCCGAAAGGCTGGCATCGCCAGCCGATCTCGCCCGGCAGACGCTGCTGCACGATGCCGTCTGGCGCGGCGACTGGGCGCGCTGGCTCGCTGCCGCGGCGCCGGAGGCGAAGGTCGATCCCGGCCGTGGCCCGGCCTTCTCGCTCTACAGCCTGGCCCTGGAGGCCGCGCTCTCCGGCTCCGGCCTCCTGATGGGGCGGATGAGTCTCGTCGCGCCTTATCTCGCAGCCGGCCGGCTGGTCGCGCCTTTCGGACAAGCTGTCCCGACGGCTGACAGGCTCACCCTGACGCCGGCCACGAACGCCGGCGCGCATGCGCGCCGGATCGAGGTGATGGAATGGCTCGCCGCCTCGGCGCAGGCAGATCAGATATAG
- a CDS encoding FAD-dependent monooxygenase — protein sequence MTAPHLLIAGAGIGGLTAALSLARRGIASTVIEKRTGFGETGAGLQLTPNSGRVLDALDLALPLKRVGVASHGLMIRRWGDGKPIVEMPADPARLPTPFRLLSRIDLHTILLDAARAMPNIRFIVGRGVEDVRQDEAGVTATLASQNGGETLHGLGLIGADGLWSRARSLTGDAAPPEFTGYEAWRAMVPTAAASLAGEKPRVTLHLGPQRHAVHYPVSSGRQINIVVLRQAKEAREGWTRAGDNAVLTDHLAAGSSALRQLAGAATGWQVWSLFDRKPAAMARGRIALLGDAAHPVLPFLAQGASLAIEDAGVLARLLAEHLAREGAAGVPAAMAAYAAARARRVARVQEASRQNGRNFHLGWPWSIGRDLVLKRLGPDGMRSRYGWLYDWRDASGTEAG from the coding sequence GTGACTGCTCCTCACCTCCTCATTGCCGGCGCCGGCATTGGCGGCCTGACGGCGGCACTGTCGCTGGCGCGGCGCGGCATCGCCTCGACCGTCATCGAGAAGCGCACCGGCTTCGGCGAGACCGGGGCCGGCCTCCAGCTCACCCCGAATTCCGGCCGCGTACTCGATGCGCTCGACCTCGCCCTGCCGCTGAAGCGCGTCGGCGTCGCCTCGCATGGGCTCATGATCCGGCGCTGGGGAGACGGCAAGCCGATCGTCGAGATGCCGGCCGATCCGGCGCGGTTGCCAACCCCCTTCCGCCTGCTGAGCCGCATCGACCTGCACACCATCCTGCTCGATGCTGCTCGCGCCATGCCGAACATCCGCTTCATCGTCGGACGCGGTGTCGAGGATGTCCGGCAGGACGAGGCGGGTGTCACCGCGACGCTGGCCAGCCAGAACGGCGGCGAAACGCTGCATGGCCTCGGCCTGATCGGTGCCGACGGGCTATGGTCGCGCGCCCGCAGCCTCACGGGCGACGCCGCCCCGCCGGAATTCACCGGCTACGAAGCCTGGCGCGCCATGGTCCCTACCGCCGCCGCCAGCCTCGCGGGCGAGAAGCCGCGCGTGACCCTGCATCTCGGCCCCCAGCGCCATGCCGTCCACTACCCGGTCTCGAGCGGCAGGCAGATCAACATCGTCGTCCTGCGACAGGCCAAGGAAGCGCGCGAAGGCTGGACCCGCGCCGGCGACAACGCGGTGCTGACCGACCACCTTGCCGCCGGCTCCTCCGCTCTGCGCCAGTTGGCAGGCGCCGCGACCGGCTGGCAGGTCTGGTCCCTGTTCGATCGCAAGCCCGCCGCCATGGCCAGAGGGCGGATCGCGCTCCTTGGCGACGCCGCTCACCCGGTCCTGCCCTTCCTTGCGCAGGGCGCCTCGCTCGCCATCGAGGACGCCGGCGTACTGGCGCGCCTGCTCGCGGAACATCTGGCGCGGGAGGGAGCGGCTGGCGTGCCTGCCGCCATGGCGGCCTACGCCGCCGCCCGCGCCCGGCGCGTCGCCCGCGTTCAGGAGGCGAGCCGGCAGAATGGCCGCAACTTCCATCTCGGCTGGCCCTGGAGCATCGGGCGCGACCTCGTCCTCAAGCGCCTCGGTCCGGACGGCATGCGCAGCCGCTATGGCTGGCTCTATGACTGGCGCGACGCGAGCGGAACGGAAGCGGGCTGA
- the cysE gene encoding serine O-acetyltransferase — translation MPSGRSAVEARDPATGLDRLDPVWARLRGEAEAAVAAEPALGTLIVASVLNQPSFECAVAHRVAVRLGHQAVTSDLIEQAFSEAMADDASIGPGMRADVMAVLDRDPACYRVLEPVLYFKGFHALQCHRLAHWLWKRDRRDFALYLQSRASEIFQTDINPAARIGKGVFLDHATGLVVGETAVIEDDVSMLHSVTLGGTGKQGGDRHPKIRKGVLIGAGAKILGNIEVGQCSRVAAGSVVLASVPRNKTVAGVPAKVVGEAGCAEPSRSMDQILEAGCGAYI, via the coding sequence ATGCCGTCAGGGCGCTCCGCCGTGGAAGCTCGCGATCCCGCAACCGGCCTCGACCGGCTCGATCCCGTCTGGGCCCGCCTGCGCGGCGAGGCCGAGGCTGCCGTCGCCGCCGAGCCGGCGCTCGGCACGCTCATCGTCGCCTCGGTGCTCAATCAGCCGAGCTTCGAATGCGCTGTGGCGCATCGCGTCGCGGTCAGGCTCGGTCACCAGGCCGTGACGTCCGACCTGATCGAGCAGGCCTTCAGCGAGGCGATGGCCGACGATGCGAGCATCGGGCCTGGCATGCGTGCCGACGTCATGGCGGTGCTCGACCGCGATCCGGCTTGCTACCGGGTGCTCGAGCCGGTGCTGTACTTCAAGGGCTTCCATGCGCTGCAGTGCCACCGCCTGGCGCATTGGCTGTGGAAGCGGGACCGGCGCGACTTCGCGCTCTATTTGCAGTCGCGTGCGTCGGAGATCTTCCAGACCGACATCAACCCGGCCGCCCGGATCGGCAAGGGCGTCTTCCTCGACCATGCGACCGGCCTCGTCGTCGGCGAGACCGCGGTGATCGAGGACGATGTCTCGATGCTGCACAGCGTCACGCTCGGCGGTACGGGCAAGCAGGGCGGCGACCGCCATCCCAAGATCCGCAAGGGCGTGCTGATCGGTGCCGGCGCGAAGATCCTCGGCAATATCGAGGTCGGCCAGTGCAGCCGTGTCGCCGCAGGGTCCGTCGTGCTGGCGTCGGTGCCGCGCAACAAGACCGTGGCAGGCGTGCCGGCCAAGGTCGTCGGCGAGGCCGGCTGTGCGGAGCCGTCGCGCTCGATGGACCAGATCCTCGAAGCCGGCTGCGGCGCCTATATCTGA
- a CDS encoding GGDEF domain-containing protein, with the protein MSGIILLLAQALIYFGVMAFLFRLRHVMGLGAFLCALGVMHFLETYLAAVFFIQLPFGLLSPGSTVLFSGKLAIILLFYIREDAETVRQPIYGLLVGNFLMVALVMTLRLYGSPVALPGYNPDLVLIDQMGALMVWGTTLLFVDSIALILLYEKLHRLLPHATILRACLSLAVILTFDQLCFFIGLHAISGTPWDALFGGWIAKMGAAIVYSALMGLYLQLFERDPQEVAPQPLADVFYKLTYRRKYEELLGKSGHDALTGALTRERFDTSGPAVLARAASLRKPLSLAMLDVDHFKSINDRYGHITGDEVLRRVAECLRAEIRSEDKIFRYGGEEFVILSENMPHAAALAYAERMRTAVRGTLAREFAAAPTVSIGVATFPDDAANIRDLLAHADVHLYEAKRLGRDRVVGNPEDLRKAVIG; encoded by the coding sequence ATGTCAGGCATCATCCTGCTTCTGGCCCAGGCGCTCATCTATTTCGGCGTCATGGCTTTTCTGTTCCGGCTGCGCCATGTGATGGGCCTCGGCGCCTTTCTCTGCGCGCTGGGCGTGATGCATTTCCTCGAGACCTATCTGGCCGCGGTCTTCTTCATCCAGTTGCCCTTCGGCCTGCTCTCCCCCGGCTCGACGGTACTGTTCTCCGGCAAGCTCGCGATCATCCTGCTGTTCTACATCCGGGAAGACGCCGAGACCGTGCGCCAGCCGATCTACGGCCTGCTGGTCGGCAATTTCCTGATGGTCGCGCTCGTCATGACGCTGCGCCTCTACGGCTCGCCGGTCGCGCTCCCCGGCTACAATCCCGATCTCGTCCTGATCGACCAGATGGGCGCGCTGATGGTCTGGGGCACGACGCTGCTCTTCGTCGATTCGATCGCGCTGATCCTGCTCTACGAGAAGCTGCACCGCCTGCTGCCGCACGCCACGATCCTGCGCGCCTGCCTGAGCCTTGCGGTGATCCTGACGTTCGATCAGCTCTGCTTCTTCATCGGCCTCCATGCGATCAGCGGCACGCCCTGGGACGCGCTCTTCGGCGGCTGGATCGCCAAGATGGGCGCCGCCATCGTCTACAGCGCCTTAATGGGCCTTTATCTGCAGCTGTTCGAGCGTGATCCGCAGGAAGTCGCGCCGCAGCCGCTGGCCGATGTCTTCTACAAGCTCACCTACCGGCGCAAATACGAGGAGCTGCTTGGCAAGAGCGGGCACGACGCGCTCACCGGCGCGCTGACCCGCGAACGTTTCGACACCTCCGGCCCGGCCGTCCTGGCGCGAGCGGCTTCGCTGCGAAAGCCGCTCAGCCTGGCGATGCTCGATGTCGACCACTTCAAGAGCATCAACGACCGCTACGGCCACATCACCGGCGACGAGGTGCTGCGGCGTGTCGCCGAATGCCTGCGCGCCGAAATCCGCAGCGAGGACAAGATTTTCCGCTATGGCGGCGAGGAGTTCGTCATCCTCAGCGAAAACATGCCGCACGCGGCCGCCCTCGCCTATGCCGAGCGCATGCGGACCGCCGTCCGCGGCACGCTCGCCCGCGAATTCGCCGCGGCACCGACCGTCAGCATCGGCGTCGCGACCTTCCCCGACGACGCCGCGAACATCCGCGACCTCCTGGCCCATGCCGACGTGCATCTCTACGAGGCCAAGCGCCTCGGCCGCGACCGCGTCGTCGGTAACCCGGAAGACCTGAGGAAAGCCGTCATCGGCTGA
- a CDS encoding serine hydrolase domain-containing protein, with amino-acid sequence MTPWLPAALAYVASWLDFQRRHHDQPGVAVAIASGGEIVLEAAFGSADLATDEALTPRHGFRIASHSKSFTSAGIMRLVEDGRLRLDDKVGSLIDGLHPEIADVTVGQVLSNSAGLTRDGPDAGQFLDRKPYCDKTELLADLAAPPVFPAAQRFKYSNHGFALLGLVIEAVTGLSYSEWITDEVVAKVGLLETKADIELWGPRPMAKGHSGRQPLGYRVVIPGDNPGHAMVSAAGFVATAADVARYFAQLSPHAKTSIISPLSRREMSRRLWPDDESSLGRHYGYGTIHGGEGDWRWFGHSGGFQGFITRTCIFPEQDLTVSVLTNAIDGLAHPWLDGVAHILKTFSEHGAPPPETKDWSRRGWTLWGAGDLVPVSDRILVANPALLLPFLDAPEITLDGPDHGRITRASGFNSPGEAARLVRDEAGTVQSVWLGGSRVVDEQDMKVEMLARYVEQARG; translated from the coding sequence ATGACGCCCTGGCTTCCCGCCGCCCTCGCCTATGTCGCGAGCTGGCTCGATTTCCAGCGCCGCCATCACGACCAGCCGGGCGTGGCCGTCGCCATCGCGAGCGGCGGCGAGATCGTGCTCGAAGCGGCCTTCGGCAGTGCCGATCTCGCGACGGACGAAGCGCTGACGCCGCGCCACGGCTTCCGCATCGCCTCCCATTCCAAGAGCTTCACCTCGGCCGGCATCATGCGGCTCGTCGAGGATGGGCGCCTGCGGCTCGACGACAAGGTCGGCTCGCTGATCGACGGCCTGCACCCTGAGATCGCCGACGTCACCGTCGGGCAGGTACTCTCCAACAGCGCCGGCCTCACGCGCGACGGGCCGGACGCCGGCCAGTTCCTCGACCGCAAGCCCTATTGCGACAAGACCGAGCTCCTCGCCGACCTCGCCGCCCCGCCGGTCTTCCCCGCCGCACAGCGCTTCAAATATTCCAATCACGGCTTCGCCCTGCTCGGCCTCGTCATCGAGGCCGTGACCGGGTTGAGCTACAGCGAATGGATCACCGACGAGGTCGTGGCGAAGGTCGGCCTGCTCGAGACCAAGGCCGATATCGAGCTCTGGGGGCCGCGGCCCATGGCGAAGGGCCATAGTGGCAGGCAGCCGCTGGGCTACCGTGTCGTCATCCCCGGCGACAATCCCGGCCATGCGATGGTCTCGGCGGCCGGCTTCGTCGCCACCGCCGCCGATGTGGCGCGCTATTTCGCCCAGCTCTCGCCGCATGCCAAAACCTCGATCATCTCGCCGCTCAGCCGCCGCGAGATGAGCCGCCGCCTCTGGCCGGACGACGAATCCAGCCTCGGCCGGCATTACGGCTACGGCACCATCCATGGAGGCGAGGGTGACTGGCGCTGGTTCGGTCATTCCGGCGGCTTCCAGGGCTTCATCACCCGCACCTGTATCTTCCCGGAGCAGGACCTGACGGTCTCGGTCCTGACCAACGCCATCGACGGCCTCGCCCATCCCTGGCTCGACGGCGTCGCTCATATCCTCAAGACCTTCTCCGAGCACGGCGCTCCGCCGCCCGAGACGAAGGACTGGAGCCGCCGCGGCTGGACGCTGTGGGGCGCCGGCGATCTCGTGCCGGTCTCCGACCGCATCCTCGTCGCCAATCCGGCCTTGCTCCTGCCCTTCCTCGACGCCCCCGAGATCACGCTCGACGGGCCCGACCATGGCCGCATCACCCGTGCCTCCGGTTTCAACAGCCCGGGCGAGGCGGCAAGGCTGGTGCGCGACGAGGCCGGCACCGTGCAATCGGTCTGGCTCGGCGGCAGCCGCGTCGTCGACGAGCAGGACATGAAGGTCGAGATGCTGGCCCGCTATGTCGAGCAGGCGCGAGGCTGA
- a CDS encoding heparan-alpha-glucosaminide N-acetyltransferase, whose translation MTEPAAATSSMPIPASTAKGGRIQLVDLARGVALLAMFVFHFAYDLSNFGLIETDIAFEPGWRLFARCIAGSFLVVVGISLVLATRKGLNRAAFLKRLAMVVAAAAAVTIGTFFAMRENFIFFGILHHVALASVLALPFLRLPVVLVALAAAVAFALPAFVASPIFEGPWVVWLGFSHAPIQTADFVPVFPWFGCVLTGIVLARLALPRLDGTAAAAWSPRSAPARIICWGGRHSLLVYLVHQPLFIGLIMLATQIVTPLPPDERAFRAECQRSCTGPSLSEQACREVCSCTVAGLKRENLWQKALSDTLSAEEGTRMTRLAQACLRGP comes from the coding sequence ATGACCGAGCCTGCCGCCGCCACGTCCTCCATGCCGATCCCGGCCTCCACCGCGAAAGGCGGCCGCATCCAGCTCGTCGATCTCGCCCGCGGCGTCGCGCTGCTGGCGATGTTCGTCTTCCATTTCGCTTATGACCTGTCGAATTTCGGACTGATCGAAACCGACATCGCCTTCGAGCCGGGCTGGCGGCTGTTCGCGCGCTGCATCGCCGGCTCCTTCCTCGTCGTCGTCGGCATCAGCCTCGTGCTGGCGACGCGCAAGGGCCTGAACCGCGCGGCCTTCCTGAAGCGCCTCGCCATGGTCGTCGCGGCCGCCGCTGCGGTGACGATCGGCACCTTCTTCGCGATGCGCGAGAACTTCATCTTCTTCGGCATCCTGCACCATGTCGCGCTGGCGAGCGTGCTCGCCCTGCCTTTCCTGCGCCTTCCGGTTGTCTTGGTCGCCCTCGCAGCGGCCGTCGCCTTCGCCTTGCCCGCCTTCGTCGCAAGCCCGATCTTCGAGGGGCCCTGGGTGGTGTGGCTCGGCTTCTCGCATGCCCCGATCCAGACCGCCGATTTCGTACCGGTCTTCCCGTGGTTCGGCTGCGTCCTCACCGGCATCGTGCTGGCCCGTCTCGCCCTGCCCCGTCTCGACGGAACGGCTGCGGCGGCCTGGAGCCCCCGTTCGGCGCCGGCACGAATCATCTGCTGGGGCGGGCGCCACAGCCTGCTGGTCTATCTGGTCCACCAGCCGCTCTTCATCGGCCTCATCATGCTGGCGACGCAGATCGTCACGCCGCTCCCGCCGGACGAACGTGCCTTCCGGGCGGAGTGCCAGCGCAGCTGCACCGGTCCTTCGCTCTCCGAACAGGCCTGCCGGGAGGTCTGCTCTTGCACCGTCGCCGGGCTGAAGCGCGAGAACCTCTGGCAGAAGGCGCTCTCCGACACGCTCTCCGCCGAGGAAGGCACCCGAATGACCCGTCTGGCGCAGGCCTGCCTGCGGGGACCCTGA
- a CDS encoding alpha/beta hydrolase: MQSFSSDGVNIAYIDLAPTGEAPKHETVMLVHGFASTHVINWVNTQWTKSLTHAGYRVVTLDNRGHGESEKLYDPAAYSSQIMAEDVRRLMDHLDIPRAAVMGYSMGARISAHLALAHPQRLNALLLGGLGIHLVEGVGLPIGIADAMEAPSLDGLTDPMQRMFRAFAEQTKSDLRALAACIRGSRQTLTAAQVGRIAVPTLVSVGTRDDVSGSGPELAKLIPGAESFAIEGRDHNLAVGDKSHKQAVLDFLARL; encoded by the coding sequence ATGCAGAGCTTTTCCTCCGACGGTGTGAACATCGCTTATATCGATCTCGCGCCCACCGGTGAGGCGCCGAAACATGAAACGGTGATGCTCGTCCACGGTTTCGCTTCGACCCATGTCATCAACTGGGTCAACACCCAGTGGACCAAGTCGCTGACCCATGCCGGATACCGCGTCGTCACGCTCGACAATCGTGGCCATGGCGAGAGCGAGAAGCTCTACGATCCCGCTGCCTATTCCTCGCAGATCATGGCCGAGGATGTGCGCCGGCTGATGGACCATCTCGACATTCCGCGCGCGGCGGTGATGGGGTACTCGATGGGCGCGCGGATCTCGGCGCATCTGGCGCTGGCGCATCCGCAGCGGCTGAACGCGCTGCTGCTCGGCGGGCTCGGCATCCATCTCGTCGAGGGCGTCGGACTGCCGATCGGCATCGCCGATGCGATGGAGGCGCCGTCGCTCGATGGGCTGACCGATCCGATGCAGCGCATGTTCCGCGCCTTCGCCGAGCAGACGAAGAGCGACCTCAGGGCGCTGGCCGCCTGCATCCGCGGCTCGCGACAGACCCTGACCGCCGCGCAGGTCGGCCGGATCGCCGTGCCGACCCTGGTCAGCGTCGGCACGAGGGACGACGTCTCCGGCTCCGGTCCCGAACTGGCGAAGCTCATTCCCGGTGCGGAATCCTTCGCCATCGAAGGGCGCGACCACAATCTCGCGGTCGGCGACAAGAGCCACAAGCAGGCGGTTCTCGACTTTCTCGCGCGTTTGTGA
- a CDS encoding aminotransferase class I/II-fold pyridoxal phosphate-dependent enzyme, with translation MTALGRRDWVPQASEDYIQRIAGETASQPLDAIAQRIAALTAENRAIHERDCVNLNPATNVMNPKAEALLSAGIGARPSLGYPGDKYEMGLEAIEQIEVIAAELAAEVFGAKYAEIRVPSGAIANLYAFMVAAKAGDCIIAPPGEIGGHVTHHGAGAAGLYGIVTHPAPIDPVNYTVDVDRLRADALRLRPKLISIGGSLNLFPHPIREIRAIADEIGALVLFDAAHMSGMIAGHGWQQPLEEGAHLMTMSTYKSLGGPPSGLILTNDAAIARKLDAIAYPGLTANFDAAKSAALAVSLLDWKAYGRAYAQEMAKTAKALAEALGERQVPVFARDRGMTTSHQFAIEAAPYGGGQAAAKKLRAVNILSCGIGLPLPAVEGDVNGLRLGTPEIVRFGMTAADMPELAGYIAEGLNGSRPAEAVAKDVTAFRSRFRELHFMR, from the coding sequence ATGACGGCACTGGGACGGCGCGATTGGGTGCCGCAGGCGAGCGAGGATTACATCCAGCGGATCGCCGGCGAGACGGCGAGCCAGCCGCTCGACGCGATCGCGCAGAGGATCGCGGCGCTGACCGCGGAGAACCGCGCCATCCATGAGCGCGATTGCGTCAACCTCAACCCCGCGACCAATGTCATGAACCCGAAGGCGGAGGCGCTGCTCTCGGCCGGGATCGGGGCGCGCCCCTCGCTCGGCTATCCCGGCGACAAATACGAGATGGGGCTGGAGGCGATCGAGCAGATCGAGGTGATCGCGGCCGAGCTTGCCGCGGAGGTCTTCGGCGCAAAATATGCCGAGATTCGCGTCCCGTCCGGCGCCATCGCCAATCTCTACGCCTTCATGGTCGCGGCGAAGGCCGGCGACTGCATCATCGCGCCGCCCGGCGAGATCGGCGGCCATGTCACCCATCATGGCGCGGGCGCCGCCGGACTCTACGGCATCGTCACCCATCCGGCGCCGATCGACCCGGTGAACTACACCGTCGATGTCGACAGGCTCAGGGCCGATGCGTTGCGCCTGCGGCCGAAGCTGATCTCGATCGGCGGCAGCCTCAACCTCTTCCCGCATCCGATCCGCGAGATCCGCGCCATCGCCGACGAGATCGGCGCGCTGGTGCTGTTCGATGCGGCGCATATGTCCGGCATGATCGCCGGCCATGGCTGGCAGCAGCCGCTGGAGGAGGGCGCTCACCTGATGACGATGAGCACCTATAAGAGCCTTGGCGGTCCGCCCTCCGGCCTGATCCTGACCAATGACGCCGCCATCGCCAGGAAGCTCGACGCCATCGCCTATCCCGGGCTGACGGCCAATTTCGACGCGGCGAAATCGGCGGCGCTCGCCGTCTCGCTGCTCGACTGGAAGGCCTATGGACGCGCCTATGCGCAGGAGATGGCGAAGACCGCGAAGGCGCTGGCGGAGGCGCTCGGCGAACGGCAAGTGCCGGTCTTCGCCCGCGACCGGGGCATGACGACCTCGCACCAGTTCGCCATCGAGGCGGCGCCTTATGGCGGCGGGCAGGCGGCGGCGAAGAAGCTGCGCGCCGTCAACATCCTCTCCTGCGGCATCGGCCTGCCGCTGCCGGCGGTGGAGGGCGACGTGAACGGGCTCCGGCTCGGCACGCCCGAGATCGTGCGCTTCGGCATGACGGCGGCGGATATGCCGGAGCTCGCGGGTTATATCGCCGAGGGGCTGAATGGCTCGCGCCCGGCCGAGGCGGTGGCGAAGGACGTGACTGCCTTCCGCAGCCGCTTCCGCGAGTTGCATTTCATGCGCTGA
- a CDS encoding DUF3126 family protein encodes MDKTELAKLQDYLRRTFSNTNITVRARMKKTDSAEVYMGEEYIGIIHVDDEDGDRSFNFTMAILDVDLEG; translated from the coding sequence GTGGACAAGACAGAACTCGCCAAGCTGCAGGACTATCTGCGCCGGACCTTCAGCAACACCAACATCACCGTTCGGGCCCGGATGAAGAAGACCGACTCGGCCGAGGTCTATATGGGCGAGGAGTATATCGGCATCATCCACGTCGACGACGAGGATGGCGACCGCTCCTTCAACTTCACCATGGCGATCCTCGACGTCGACCTCGAGGGCTGA